CAACGGCATCAAGAAAATCTTGCCTTGTTACTTCTTTATTGCCTTTTCTTGCAGCAATCAAAGCAGATTCATTACACACATTAGCAATGTCTGCACCTGAAAATCCAGGAGTTTGTTTGGCTAAGAAATCAGTATCAATGTCGTTACTTATTTTTTTCAAAGGTCTGAGATGGACTTCAAAAATTTCTTTTCGCTCTCTGATATCTGGCAAATCCACATAAATTTGACGGTCAAATCTACCAGCTCTCATCAGTGCTTTATCCAAAACATCGGCACGGTTTGTTGTCGCTAAGACAATGACATTGGCATTATTACCAAATCCGTCCATTTCTGTAAGGAGTTGATTTAAGGTGTTTTCGCGTTCGTCATTTGAACCAGAGAAATTGCTTTTTCCCCTTGAACGGCCAATGGCGTCAATTTCATCAATAAAAATGATAGAAGGTGATTTTTCTTTAGCTTGTTTAAATAAGTCTCTAACACGAGACGCACCAACACCGACAAACATTTCAACAAAATCAGAACCTGATAAGGAGAAAAATGGCACATTAGCTTCGCCAGCCACAGCTTTAGCTAACAAGGTTTTACCCGTACCTGGTGGACCAACTAATAATGCACCTTTAGGGATTTTTCCGCCGAGATTGGTATATTTTTCAGGAAATTTTAAGAAATCAACTATTTCTTGAACTTCTTCTTTTGCACCTTCAAGACCTGCAACGTCTTTAAATGAAGTTTTAATGTCGACTTTTTCATCAAACAATTTGGCTTTTGATTTACCGATATTAAAAATCTGACCACCAGGACCACCGCCAGCACCGCCACTCATGCGTCTCATAATGAAAATCCAGATTCCAATAATGATAATAAAAGGAAGTAAAGTGATTAAAATATCGCTAAATAAAGTGTCTTCTTTTTCAAAATTAACTTCGGTTTTAAGATTGTATTCTTCTTTGATTGACTTGACATTTTTCTCAAAAAGCTGAAGGTCTCCAAATTCAAACTTGTAGTCAGATACGCTTGCTCCTGGAAAAACATTATCGTTGCTTTTACCTTTGTGTTCGGGTTGAGATTTAGCTTCTTGAGTAAGATAAACTTCTGCTCTACCTGCATTTTTGATGATGACGACTTTATCAAAATCGCCTTCTTTGAGATAACTTTCAAATTGGGCTATACTGATGTCTTTTGCACCGCTACCAAAGCCATTGCCTACAAAAAATTGAAGTCCAAAAAATAATATTACAATTCCGATGATGACATAAAAATTGTAACCTGGCTTTTTAGGATTAGGTTTATTTGAATTTTTAGTCGCCTTGTTTTTAGGCGGTGTATTTGATGTTTTTTGAGCCATCTACTTTTTTTAATCTTAAATTAATAATTAGTTTCAATTTGAGTGATTTTGGCATCACCCCATAAGCTTTCTAAATCGTAAAAATCTCTAGCTTCTGCTGAAAAACATGAACAACAATATTGACATAATCCATCAAAACCCATTGAGAATTACCATGACCTTCTATGTGCCAAGGTTTGTCTTTAAGTTTTTTGCTCACATGCTTTTGAACGGAATTTACAATAGCATCTACTTGGGTATTTGAGCTACCAGTGCAAAGGATAAAATAATCACAAACATTATTTTCGATATCTCTTAAGTCTAACAACTGAATATCATCACCTTTTACATTTTCAATTCCTTCTATGATTAACGTTATGAGCTGATTATTATCTTTTACCAATGCTGAAATTTAATTTTAAAGTTTTACAAAAATAGTTTTTTTTAACGAAAATTGTAATGACTTAACAAAACATTATTCAATGATGTTTGTTACACATTCTTGTTTAAATTTGCTCCAAAATCCTATTTAATGAATATTGTCAAAGTTGATGCCACAACCTCTACCAATGCACTTGCAAAAATTATAAATAAAGATATAAAAGAAAAAAAATTTTGTTTATCAGCAGAATTTCAAACTCAAGGTCGTGGTCAACTCAACAGTTCTTGGCAAAGCTCAAGGTCGGAGAACTTAATGTTTACGGTTGTTTTTAATGATATTAATCTCAAAACAGAAAACCAATTTGCACTTAATGCTTTAGTATGTTTGGGTATTTTAAGGGTTTTAAAAGCTTACAACATTCCAAATTTACGCTTTAAATGGCCTAACGACATTTTGTCAGAACAGTTTAAAATTTGTGGTATTTTAATTGAAAACACCCTAAACAAAAACTTGATTAAAACCACTTATATTGGAATAGGCTTAAATGTCAATCAAACCTATTTCGAAAATTTACCTAAAGCCAATTCACTAAAAAGGATTAAAAACATTCATTTTGATAGAGATGAACTTCTTGATAAATTGGTTGACGAATTAGATGATATTCCTAAAGAACTCAATTTACATTCAGTTGAACATATCATTAGTGTTTACAAAAGATATTTGTACAATTATAAAAAACAAACCCGATTTGTTTTGCCTAATGGAGATTTGTTTGAAGGTCAAATTAAAGATATAGTTACTGATGGTCAATTGCTTGTTAAAACAAATTCAGGAATAGAAAAATTTTATGCTCACAAAGAGATAAGTCAAGTATATTAAGACATTAGTTTATTGAAATTTTCTGATAAGGTATGAATAAATTTGTTGATTGGTGATTTGATCATCATACCCATCATGGCATTAAATTCGCCATCAAATTTGAGTTGAAATTCGGTTTTTTCTTCACCAACGGCATCAAAATAAGCGGTTAAACTAAATGGAAATTTACCGCCATCAGCGACTAAAACGATTTTGCCAAATTCTTCTTTTTCTT
This genomic window from Flavobacterium sp. CS20 contains:
- the ftsH gene encoding ATP-dependent zinc metalloprotease FtsH: MAQKTSNTPPKNKATKNSNKPNPKKPGYNFYVIIGIVILFFGLQFFVGNGFGSGAKDISIAQFESYLKEGDFDKVVIIKNAGRAEVYLTQEAKSQPEHKGKSNDNVFPGASVSDYKFEFGDLQLFEKNVKSIKEEYNLKTEVNFEKEDTLFSDILITLLPFIIIIGIWIFIMRRMSGGAGGGPGGQIFNIGKSKAKLFDEKVDIKTSFKDVAGLEGAKEEVQEIVDFLKFPEKYTNLGGKIPKGALLVGPPGTGKTLLAKAVAGEANVPFFSLSGSDFVEMFVGVGASRVRDLFKQAKEKSPSIIFIDEIDAIGRSRGKSNFSGSNDERENTLNQLLTEMDGFGNNANVIVLATTNRADVLDKALMRAGRFDRQIYVDLPDIRERKEIFEVHLRPLKKISNDIDTDFLAKQTPGFSGADIANVCNESALIAARKGNKEVTRQDFLDAVDRIIGGLEKKNKIMTLDEKKAIAYHEAGHATVSWLLEHATPLVKVTIVPRGQSLGATWYLPEERLIVRTEQMLDEMCAAMGGRVAEKIIFDKISTGALSDLEKVTKQAKAMVTIYGLNEKVGNLTYYDSTGQADYNFTKPYSEKTAEIIDKEISKIIETQYQRALSILEKHKKELKKLAELLIEREVIFKDDMEDIFGKRPFKKPEMITPKHKQNGQNKPKTEDNNSSENTSNNQSQSSKKENNAKSEDNKQSDDKQAKNEIPEKN
- a CDS encoding SRPBCC family protein yields the protein MNLETPKITINKSQKELFTYLSKADNYLNIMPDGVEKFEVLTEDSFLFQLKGMPVIQLAFKEKEEFGKIVLVADGGKFPFSLTAYFDAVGEEKTEFQLKFDGEFNAMMGMMIKSPINKFIHTLSENFNKLMS
- a CDS encoding biotin--[acetyl-CoA-carboxylase] ligase, with translation MNIVKVDATTSTNALAKIINKDIKEKKFCLSAEFQTQGRGQLNSSWQSSRSENLMFTVVFNDINLKTENQFALNALVCLGILRVLKAYNIPNLRFKWPNDILSEQFKICGILIENTLNKNLIKTTYIGIGLNVNQTYFENLPKANSLKRIKNIHFDRDELLDKLVDELDDIPKELNLHSVEHIISVYKRYLYNYKKQTRFVLPNGDLFEGQIKDIVTDGQLLVKTNSGIEKFYAHKEISQVY